GTCCAGTATGGAGTAGGAGATTTTGGCGTTTTCTCCAGAATCCAGGTCAGATGCTGATATTGAGTACAGTATAGATCCTGGTACCCCATTCTCTTTTAAATAGACATTGTAGGAGGGCTGAGTGAACACAGGAGggttgtcattcacatcagaGATGCTGACAGGAATAATTGTCTTACTGGACAGAGGAGGAGACCCTGAATCAGTGGCTGTTATCTCAATATTATACTCAgaaaatctctctctgtctaacGGACCGCTGGTAACCAGTGCGTAATTATTAGAGAACGATGTTTTTAAAGCGAAAGGAACCCCTTTTGTTACCTGTAATGTTACTTTGCTGTTATTTCCGGAATCAGCATCACGCGTGTTGAGCAAACCCACCACTGTGCCGCCAACTGCGTCTTCACGCACCGGCTGCGGTTCAGAAGTGATAATAATTTCTGGAGTGTTATCATTAATATCTAGGACATCTATCTGTAGACGACAGTGACTCTCCATTTCCGGAAAACCATTGTCTTTCGCAGTTATTTCAACTTTGTACGATGTCGTTCTCTCGTAATCTAAGTCTCCTATTAAATGTATTTCTCCtgttaatgaatttattttaaacactgTTAAGAAGGAATCGGGTGTTCGCGAGCTAAACGAAAacgtgagagctgcgttcggccCCTCGTCAGCATCAGCTGCTGTTACTTTGATAACGAAAGAATTTTTTGCAATATTTTCATCTAAAGAGACTTTATATACACTCTTATCGAAAATTGGAAAATTGTCGTTCGCGTCTAGCACGGTGATAATGATCTCCGACGTTCCAGACATGACTGGGTTTCCTCCGTCCAGCGCAGTGAGCTGCAGCTGATGAACTGCCTTCTTTTCTCGGTCGAGGGGCTTCTCTAGCACTAACTCTGGAACTGTTTTGCCGTCCTCGATCTCCTTCATTTTAAGTAAAAAACAGTCGTTTTTTGATAACACGTAGGATTTCACTGAATTGCTACCAACGTCAGAATCTTCTGCGCTCTCTAGAGAAAAACGGGTTCCCACCGCTGCTGATTCAGAGATTTTTAAGGACAGTTCTTTTGTATGAAAACTAGGCGAATTGTCATTCATGTCTTTAATTTCGACCTCAAGTCGGTGTAAACTAAGAGGTTTTTCAAGAACAACCTGCAAAGGTAGAACGCAGCTGGCGCTTTGTCCGCATAAAGCCTCTCTGTCTATTCTGTCGTTCACCACCAGCTCGCCCTTCCCTGCATCCACACTGAAATACTGCTTACCAGCCTCCGAGGTAACGCGCAGTTTACGATCAAATATCTCAGAGAGTCTCAAACCCAGATCTTTGGCTAGATTTCCTACCACAGAACCCTGTTTTAGTTCCTCCGGGACGCTGTAACGAGTCTGTCCGTCTATTGTAGTCCACAAGACGAAGAAATGATGCCACCAGAGCGCCTGCCATCTCCAGTCTCTGCATCCCGTTCTCTTTGTCATCCCCGGTCCGTTAGAATGCGTTACTTCTCATCACGAAAATCTAAATATTCCAATCCAATATGCAGTGGATATTCCCAAAAGAATGTGcgaatcactttttttttttgtcatgccaAAGCTGAAATAATCGATCCCCTCTTCATCTCTGGGACACGAGTGTGTCACCCACCGTGCTCCATCTCTACACACTGTTAAGGTTTACCGTGCTGAGCCTCCGAGGGGGAAGGGTAGATCTCTTTGTACAATTCTGTGTGTGATTGGAGCACAGCATGCATCACAGGCGTCCAATAGGAAGAGGCAGAACCCTGTTCTTAAAGACATAACCGCCGTATGACAGTCCGCCTTTACACTATTGTGACAAAAGGCTGAACATTTAATCTAATCTCTGTGGTTTCCCACTTCAATTGAGAACTCAATGTGCGGAGTGggaaaatcaaaatatataaatatgcatTATGAGGAAAAAATATGCAGCAAAAGTACCAAAGTAAACCCAGTAAAAATCAGCACATTTCAAGTGCATGAAGAGCAAAACCAGAAATCATCGAGCTAAGTTCAGTGGAAGTTGAACACATAATTAAAACCAGAGCTCGTTGctcatgttttattgtttgccaatatatttttgaatataATATTAGAATATGCAGCTAATGAAAACACAAGCCcaaatttaaagtttaacaaataaagaaaaacaaatagaggtatattaaaacagtaaaaatcatCATATAGtctgtaaatacatttttgcttAAGAAGGAAAATGCTCAGTTTATGATTAATGAAATACTACCACCACCACGACCATCACCACCACTACtaatagtgacaataaaagcaataataataagaaaaataatagtTGTAATGTCGTTTTCTTTCATTCCACAAAGAGTCGCTGTCTGCCTCTGTGGTGCTGAAATATTTCAGGAAGGGCAATGGAAATATAAGCAGGACGATGTATTGACAGATGTCCTGAAAACCtttatatcatttttttttaaaaacacaatgataaattatatttattttcagctCTATCGAAACAGTTATCAGAGGTTCAATAGCTGCTTTTTAttctctgctcacctgctggcTCTCAAAGGTCCAGGTGCTGTCGGGTAAAGACGCATCCAGGACACTGATCACCTCCTTAAAGTCACTGGTGCTGCTGGGTTTGATCAGAGTGAAATCACTGTACTCTGACATGGGGGACATGCAGGACCTGAACGACTGACTCTGAGACAACATGTCTCCTCCCAGGACCTCCACGTACTTTATGGGTCCATCGGTGTTgagctgaagctgcaggttTCTGTTGGGGTTCTTGTAATCATCACAGTCGCTCCGTCTCACGCAGCAACTACCGCTGCTCCTGCTGTTCCTCACGCATTTCACCGCTAAGATGACAAACGTCACCAGAGACAGCACGGACACCGAGGCCAGAGACACGATCAGATAAAGGGTGATTCTCCCAGTTTTCTTGCTGGGCTCGGACACTTTCTGTCGGAGGTCTAAGATGGGCTCCGGGAGGCCGTCCTCCAGCAGGATGGACACCGTGACGGTGGCAGACTGGAGCGGTTCTCCGTCGTCTTTCACCTCTAGAAGCAGCCTCTGAGAGGAGTCGTCCTGCTCGGACACAGCGCGTTTAGTCCTCACCTCCCCTGTGTACAGATTGACCGTGAACAGAGAGGCGTCTGTGGCCTCCGCCAGTCTGTAGGAGATCCAGGCGTTATGGCCCGAGTCGGCGTCCACGGCCGTCACCTTGGTAACCAGGTGACCCGCTTTGGCGGAGCGGGGCATCCTCTGATGAGAGAGGGAGCCCTGGGCAGCGGAGGAGGGGTAAATGACGGAGGGGGCATTGTCGTTCTGGTCCAGGATAAAAACATGGACGGTGGCGTTGCTGCTGAGAGACGGAGAGCCCTGGTCCTTTGCCTGAACCTGGATCTGAAACACCTTCACCTTCTCGTAGTCAAACGAGTGCATGCTGTAGATGCTGCCGTTATCTGAGTTCATGTAAACGTAAGACGAGACAGAAACGTCCTGCACTCTGGAGTCCAGTATGGAGTAGGAGATTTTGGCGTTTTCTCCAGAATCCAGGTCGGATGCTGATACTGAGTACAGAATAGATCCTGGTACCCCATTCTCTTTTAAATAGACATTGTAGGAGGGCTGAGTGAACACAGGAGggttgtcattcacatcagaGATGCTGACAGGAATGATTTTCTTActggacagaggaggagagccTGAATCAGTGGCTGTTATCTCAATATTATACTCATagaatctctctctgtctaaagGACCGCTGGTAACCAGTGCGTAATTATTAGAAAATGACGGCTTAAGAGCAAAAGGAAATTGTTTGGGGAGTTTCAACGCCACTTTCCCGTTATCACCAGCATCAATGTCACGGACACTGAGTAAAGCCACCACCGTCCCGCTGCTAGAGTCTTCAGGCACAGAGGTGGGGTTTGAAGTCAGAACTATTTCTGGAGCGTTATCATTTACGTCTAAAACATCCACCTGCACACTACAGTGCCCCTCCATCCTCGGCAAGCCTTTGTCTTTTGCACTGATATCTATTCTATATGAAGCCTGAGTTTCGTGGtccagctgtttttttaaaaatatgtcaccTGTCACCGCATCTATGTGGAATAGTGACAGCACCGACGGCGGTGTGTGAATACCAAGCGAATACTCAATCTCTCCATTCGGACCCTCGTCTATATCAGTTGCTTTAGTACTAATTAGAAAGGATCCGTTTTCACTGTTTTCCTGAACAGCGATTTTATAAAAAGTATTTTCGAATAATGGTCGATTGTCGTTATTATCAAGCACTTTTACGGTTATTTTTGAAGTCCCAGACTTCACCGGATTTCCGCCATCCACAGCAGTGAGAAATAAATTGTGAATTGCCTTTTTCTCTCGATCTAATTGTTTATTTAACACAAGTTCTGGTATCTTTCGTCCATTTTCAATTTCTTTAACTTTAACAGTGAAGCAGTCATCTTTGCTGAGTGTATACGTCTTTAATCCGTTACTGCCAACATCGCTATCCTCTGCATTCTCTAAGGGAAAATGTGCACCTACAGCGGTGGATTCGGCTATTTCTATAATGTGATCGCTTTTCCGAAAACTAGGGGCATTGTCATTTACGTCTCTTATTTCCACTTCAATCCGATGTAAATGTAACGGGTTCTCTAAAACAACCTGCAGAGGTAGAACGCAGCTGGCGCTTTGTCCGCATAAAGCCTCTCTGTCTATTCTGTCGTTCACCACCAGCTCGCCCTTCGCAGCATTCACGCTGAAATACTGCTTACCAGCCTCCGAGGCAACGCGCAGCTTACGGTCAAAAATATCTGATAGTCCCAAACCCAGATCTTTGGCTAGATTTCCAACCATAGAGCCTagttccagctcctccgggatgCTGTAACGAGTCTGTCCGTCTATTGTAGTCCACAAGAGGAAGAAATGATGCCACCAGAGCGCCTGCCATCTCCAGTCTCTGTATCCCGTTCTCTTTGTCATCCCCGGTCCGTTAGAATACGACGTCAATACCCGTTAAAATACTGCCCAAAAAGACGTCAGATAGAAAATCCAACAAAGATGGACTGGATGAACTCCACATACAGCCATATTTATGCATCATGTGGTCCAAATACGACGTGTATTATTTAGTCAGAGTCGTCAATCGCATCCTTCACGTCGAGCTCAAAGCACCGTACTGCTCTAGTGCTGGATGACGGGGGAGGGAGTAGATCTCTTTGTACAACTCTTAATGCTATTGGTGCAGAGACTCCACCCAGCATCCAATAAGACTAACACAGCAGTGTGGTCCGGACCCAGTACTGCAATTCAAAGACTGACAATTGCAACGTTTACTACAGGCAATGCAAAAAACGGGCAGTTTATTAAATTAAGGTCAATATTTTATGATATGCTTTGAACCACTCCTGTATATTAATTGATACTGCAAATTCTAAAAATACACTCACTTATATTTTTAAGATTTGCAAAAATGATATCCaagcttaaataaataaagccttTTGCGACATGAGACCTCTGGTCCACtgcaaaatatttattaaacaaCTTAAAATAACACAAGTCACTCTCATATCCTCCAAGTTGTTGCACTTGATATGTTTTAGTTGCTTTAATCACACAATCATCCAGTCACAATCAGACTCTGCCTTGATGTCTCATAGCAACTACATTCAGTGCATGTAAATTTCAAAGTCAAATGTGCGCAGCTGCATATGTGACATTATATCAAACTTTCATACAGGTTAAGACAGACCAAACAACAAATTAGGCAGGTTAAATAACTTCATTTGTAATTACAGGACACAAAGAGGGTTAATAATCATATTATAATGACATAAAACGGGTCTAATAAGCCGCTGTAAAATCAACAATGTCATCAAGACGTGAAGGAAACCGATGATTTACGCTGAAAAATTAGTCACCAGTTTGAGTTTTGGTGTCATTCACCAGCTGCTAAGAATTTATCAGGAGCCACTCATGAAGAAGACAttcaaaagaacaaataatTCATCTCTGTTTCCCCAATGATTTCCGTAATGAACAATAAAGATATTATCACTATATTTCCAGGGATATCAGAACAAAGTCCTCCTTGATTTCTGACTTCTTTAATAATCAGTTGATTAGTAAGTTATCAATACCATCTCAATACATTAACAAACTCATTAGCTGTTGGATGACTAGTAATCATTTCCTTGTTCATTCCTCAAAATTTAACTCCTCAGTAATGCttgtaaaatattacaaagtggtaaagataattttattctctgctcacctgctggcTCTCAAAGGTCCAGGTGCTGTCGGGTAAAGACGCATCCAGGACACTGATCACCTCCTTAAAGTCACTGGTGCTGCTGGGTTTGATCAGAGTGAAATCACTGTACTCTGACATGGGGGACATGCAGGACCTGAACGACTGACTCTGAGACAACATGTCTCCTCCCAGGACCTCCACGTACTTTATGGGTCCATCGGTGTTgagctgaagctgcaggttTCTGTTGGGGTTCTTGTAATCATCACAGTCGCTCCGTCTCACGCAGCAACTACCGCTGCTCCTGCTGTTCCTCACGCATTTCACCGCTAAGATGACAAACGTCACCAGAGACAGCACGGACACCGAGGCCAGAGACACGATCAGATAAAGGGTGATTCTCCCAGTTTTCTTGCTGGGCTCGGACACTTTCTGTCGGAGGTCTAAGATGGGCTCCTGGAGGCCGTCCTCCAGCAGGATGGACACCGTGACGGTGGCAGACTGGAGCGGTTCTCCGTCGTCTTTCACCTCTAGAAGCAGCCTCTGAGAGGAGTCGTCCTGCTCGGACACAGCGCGTTTAGTCCTCACCTCCCCTGTGTACAGATTGACCGTGAACAGAGAGGCGTCTGTGGCCTCCGCCAGTCTGTAGGAGATCCAGGCATTATGGCCCGAGTCGGCGTCCACGGCCGTCACCTTGGTAACCAGGTGACCCGCTTTGGCGGAGCGGGGCATCCTCTGATGAGAGAGGGAGCCCTGGGCAGCGGAGGAGGGGTAAATGACGGAGGGGGCATTGTCGTTCTGGTCCAGGATAAAAACATGGACGGTGGCGTTGCAGCTGAGAGACGGAGAGCCCTGGTCCTTTGCCTGAACCTGGATCTGAAACACCTTCACCTTCTCGTAGTCAAACGAGTGCATGCTGTAGATGCTGCCGTTATCTGAGTTCATGTAAACGTAAGACGAGACAGAAACGTCCTGCACTCTGGAGTCCAGTATGGAGTAGGAGATTTTGGCGTTTTCACCAGAATCCAGGTCGGATGCTGATACTGAGTACAGTATAGATCCTGGTACCCCATTCTCTTTTAAATAGACATTGTAGGAGGGCTGAGTGAACACAGGAGggttgtcattcacatcagaGATGCTGACAGGAATGATTTTCGTActggacagaggaggagagccTGAATCAGTGGCTGTTATCTCAATATTATACTCAGagaatctctctctgtctaaagGACCGCTGGTAACCAGTTCGTAATTATTAGAGAACGATGGTTTCAGTTTAAAAGGAAAACGTTTGGGGAGTTTTAACGCCACTTTCCCGTTATCACCAGAGTCCGCGTCCCTCGCACTGATTAACGCCACTACTGTGTCACTCGCTGCGTCCTCACGCACCGAACTGGGTTTCGAAGTTATCACAATTTCTGGAGCGTTATCATTTACGTCCTCTATGTCCAACTGTACACGACAGTGACCCTCCATTTCAGGAGTGCCTTTGTCTTTAGCTGTTATATCGATGAGGTATGATATTGAACTCTCGTAATCTAACGGTCCTTTCAAAACGATATCTCCTGTCATTTCGTTGATTTCAAATGTTGATAAAACATTATCCGGAGTACGCGATCCGAAAGAATATTTGATTTCACCATTCAGACCTTCGTCGGCGTCTGTTGCTGTCAGATTTACTACAAATGTTCCTTTGGGACTGTTCTCTTTTAGAGATACTTTATATTCATTTTCGCTGAATACAGGAAAATTGTCATTAGTATCAACTACAGTAATGATAATTTGACAGGTTCCGGATGTGACAGGGTTTCCACCGTCGAGTGCTGTAAGCAGCAGCTGATGAAGACCGTTCTTTTCCCGGTCTAACGTCTTCTCTAACACTAATTCCGGTACTGCTTTACcattttttgtgtctttatatttgagagaaaaataTTCGTTTTTGCTCAAAGAGTACGTCTTAATAGAATTGCTTCCAACATCAGGGTCCTCCGCGCTCTCTAGAGGAAAACGTTTGCCCAGCGCAACGGATTCCGGTATTCTAAGATTAATCTCCTCTGTAACAAAATGAGGGAAATTGTCGTTCGTGTCTCTTATTTCTACCTCAATTCGATGTGACTGCAGAGGATTTTCAACAACTACCTGCAAAGGCAGAACACAGCTGGCGCTTTGTCCGCATAAAGCCTCTCTGTCTATTCTGTCGTTCACCACCAGCTCGCCCTTCCCCGCATTCACGCTAAAATACTGCTTACCAGCCTCAGAGGCGACCCGCAATTTGCGAACGAGAATGTCTGATAATCCCAAACCAAGATCTTTGGCGAGATTTCCGACCACAGAACCCTGTTTTAGCTCCTCCGGGATGTTGTAACGAGTCTGTCCGTCTATTGTAGTCCACAAGAGGAATAAATGATGCCACCAGAGCGCCTGCCATCTCCAGTCTCTGAATCCCGTTCTCTTTGTCATCCTCTGTCCGCTATAGAACATTAATTCCGGTCGAGATCTTCTTTATCATGACAACTAAATCCATGAGAGTTAAAATATCCATAAAGCTATGTTTAAATGGGTTTTTACTTgcctttaaattaaaattgagAATTCCCACGTCCTAAAAAATGAGAACTCATCAACATCTCATCGAGCTCCGCGCGTTCAGAGCGCTCAGACTGCATGGGGGCAGGGACTAGATTGCTTTGTACAGGTCGGTATGCTATTGGTGCATAACCACTCTTTCTACCATCCAATGAGAATGAAACCAATCGACACTGTTAAAGAAACAGgatgtgttctgcatgtgtgtaagcCTTCAGCTGACACATAATGGAAATCACGGAGAACTAGAAATCCTAAATGTTTTACACCATAAAGGATCACTGAAAACCAATTTACAGAGAGTACTTGAAATTAAATGACATGATGGAATTAAATTTCGTcccacaaaaataaagaaataaagaatgaaCTCGTAAGATTCATAACAAGCAAGAAACAAAGATTTATAGTCAATATCATtttgcaaaataataataaatacagaaataaatgagTACTGGCACAGAGCTATGTGATCTGATGCTGAATCGATACAATGCGCCAATAAATGCatatagatagacagacagacagacagacagacagacagacagacagacagacagacagacagacagacagacagacagacagacagaaagaaagaaagaaagaaagaaagacagaaataaagaaagaaagaaacaaagaaagaaagaaagaaagaatgctgcatatatttgctgtttCTCACATTGAGTCGCTATCCACCTTCGTGGTGCTGATATTTTAATAATTGAAATTTGTCTTGGAATGTTTTACTATCTGTGGTTAAAGAATCACGATTTAATGCATGGCTTTTAttctctgctcacctgctggcTCTCAAAGGTCCAGGTGCTGTCGGGTAAAGACGCATCCAGGACACTGATCACCTCCTTAAAGTCACTGGTGCTGCTGGGTTTGATCAGAGTGAAATCACTGTACTCTGACATGGGGGACATGCAGGACCTGAACGACTGACTCTGAGACAACATGTCTCCTCCCAGGACCTCCACGTACTTTATGGGTCCATCGGTGTTgagctgaagctgcaggttTCTGTTGGGGTTCTTGTAATCATCACAGTCGCTCCGTCTCACGCAGCAACTACCGCTGCTCCTGCTGTTCCTCACGCATTTCACCGCTAAGATGACAAACGTCACCAGAGACAGCACGGACACCGAGGCCAGAGACACGATCAGATAAAGGGTGATTCTCCCAGTTTTCTTGCTGGGCTCGGACACTTTCTGTCGGAGGTCTAAGATGGGCTCCTGGAGGCCGTCCTCCAGCAGGATGGACACCGTGACGGTGGCAGACTGGAGCGGTTCTCCGTCGTCTTTCACCTCTAGAAGCAGCCTCTGAGAGGAGTCGTCCTGCTCGGACACAGCGCGTTTAGTCCTCACCTCCCCTGTGTACAGATTGACCGTGAACAGAGAGGCGTCTGTGGCCTCCGCCAGTCTGTAGGAGATCCAGGCGTTATGGCCCGAGTCGGCGTCCACGGCCGTCACCTTGGTAACCAGGTGACCCGCTTTGGCGGAGCGGGGCATCCTCTGATGGGAGAGGGAGCCCTGGGCAGCGGAGGAGGGGTAAATGACGGAGGGGGCATTGTCGTTCTGGTCCAGGATAAAAACATGGACGGTGGCGTTGCTGCTGAGAGACGGAGAGCCCTGGTCCTTTGCCTGAACCTGGATCTGAAACACCTTCACCTTCTCGTAGTCAAACGAGTGCATGCTGTAGATGCTGCCGTTATCTGAGTTCATGTAAACGTAAGACGAGACAGAAACGTCCTGCACTCTGGAGTCCAGTATGGAGTAGGAGATTTTGGCGTTTTCACCAGAATCCAGGTCAGATGCTGATACTGAGTACAGTATAGATCCTGGTACCCCATTCTCTTTTAAATAGACATTGTAGGAGGGCTGAGTGAACACAGGAGggttgtcattcacatcagaGATGCTGACAGGAATGATTTTCGTACTGGACAGAGGAGGAGATCCTGAATCAGTGGCTGTTATCTCAATATTATACTCGGAGATTTTCTCTCGATCTAAAACACCACTGGTAACCAGTGCATAGTTATGCGAAAACGATGGTTTGAGGGCAAATGGAATTTTTTGGGGGAGCTGTAATGAGACCTTCCCGTTAACACCGGAGTCCAGGTCCCGAGCACTAATCAAAGCTACCACGGTTCCATTCGGAGAGTCTTCACGCACTGGTTTTGGATGAGACGTGAGGATTATATCCGGCGCGTTGTCGTTAATGTCAATAACTTCAACATGAACAGTACAATGCCCCTCCATTCTCGGGCTGCCTTTGTCCTTTGCACTTATGTCTAGTTCATAATTAGAAGTTGCTTCGAAATCTAATTTACCTTTAAGAAATATCGTCCCTGATTTATGATCTATATTGAAAACAGAACGGACACTGTCTGGAGTATGAGCTCCAAATGAATATTCTATCTCCCCGTTTGGACCGTCATCCATGTCTGTCGCTTTCGTTTGCACAATCAACGCTCCTTCTGCGGCATTTTCACTAATAGATACCTTATATaatattttctcaaaagctggAACGTTATCGTTGATGTCAAGAATTTTAATAGATAGCTGAGCCGTCCCTGATCTCCCAGGGTTTCCTCCATCTAGAGCTGTCAGCAAAAGCTTATGGACAGACGTCTTTTCTCTGTCTAAACCTTTCGCTAAAATTAATTCCGGGACTTTTCTTCCTCCGGCAACATCTTTAACTctaatattaaaacattcatCTTTACTGAGAGAGTATGACTTCAGTGAATTACTGCCAACGTCTAGGTCTATAGCGCTCTCTAATGGAAATCGTACCCCTAAAGCTGTCGATTCTGCAACCTCCAACGCGATATTAGTTGATGGAAATTTAGGTGCATTGTCGTTAATATCTTGTATTTCTACCTCCACGCGAAAAAGTTGCAACGGGTCTTCTATAACAACCTGCAGCGGTAGGATACAGCTGTCGCTTTGTCCGCATAAAGCCTCTCTGTCTATTCTGTCGTTCACCAGCAGCTCGCCCTTCGCAGCATTCACGCTGAAATACTGCTTACCAGCCTCAGCCGCGACAAACAGCTTACGGTCAAAAATCTCAGACAACCCTAAACCCAGATCTTTGGCGAGATTTCCTACCACAGAACCCTGTTTTAGCTCCTCCGGGATGCTGTAACGAGTCTGTCCGTCTATTGTAGTCCACAAGAGGAAGAAATGATGCCACCAAAGAGCAACCCATCCCCAGTCTCCGTATCCCGTTCTCTTTGTCATCCTTTTTCCGCTATAGCACAATAAT
The Antennarius striatus isolate MH-2024 chromosome 10, ASM4005453v1, whole genome shotgun sequence genome window above contains:
- the LOC137602964 gene encoding protocadherin gamma-C5-like encodes the protein MTKRTGCRDWRWQALWWHHFFVLWTTIDGQTRYSVPEELKQGSVVGNLAKDLGLRLSEIFDRKLRVTSEAGKQYFSVDAGKGELVVNDRIDREALCGQSASCVLPLQVVLEKPLSLHRLEVEIKDMNDNSPSFHTKELSLKISESAAVGTRFSLESAEDSDVGSNSVKSYVLSKNDCFLLKMKEIEDGKTVPELVLEKPLDREKKAVHQLQLTALDGGNPVMSGTSEIIITVLDANDNFPIFDKSVYKVSLDENIAKNSFVIKVTAADADEGPNAALTFSFSSRTPDSFLTVFKINSLTGEIHLIGDLDYERTTSYKVEITAKDNGFPEMESHCRLQIDVLDINDNTPEIIITSEPQPVREDAVGGTVVGLLNTRDADSGNNSKVTLQVTKGVPFALKTSFSNNYALVTSGPLDRERFSEYNIEITATDSGSPPLSSKTIIPVSISDVNDNPPVFTQPSYNVYLKENGVPGSILYSISASDLDSGENAKISYSILDSRVQDVSVSSYVYMNSDNGSIYSMHSFDYEKVKVFQIQVQAKDQGSPSLSSNATVHVFILDQNDNAPSVIYPSSAAQGSLSHQRMPRSAKAGHLVTKVTAVDADSGHNAWISYRLAEATDASLFTVNLYTGEVRTKRAVSEQDDSSQRLLLEVKDDGEPLQSATVTVSILLEDGLQEPILDLRQKVSEPSKKTGRITLYLIVSLASVSVLSLVTFVILAVKCVRNSRSSGSCCVRRSDCDDYKNPNRNLQLQLNTDGPIKYVEVLGGDMLSQSQSFRSCMSPMSEYSDFTLIKPSSTSDFKEVISVLDASLPDSTWTFESQQVRRTS
- the LOC137602975 gene encoding protocadherin gamma-C5-like, with translation MTKRTGYRDWRWQALWWHHFFLLWTTIDGQTRYSIPEELELGSMVGNLAKDLGLGLSDIFDRKLRVASEAGKQYFSVNAAKGELVVNDRIDREALCGQSASCVLPLQVVLENPLHLHRIEVEIRDVNDNAPSFRKSDHIIEIAESTAVGAHFPLENAEDSDVGSNGLKTYTLSKDDCFTVKVKEIENGRKIPELVLNKQLDREKKAIHNLFLTAVDGGNPVKSGTSKITVKVLDNNDNRPLFENTFYKIAVQENSENGSFLISTKATDIDEGPNGEIEYSLGIHTPPSVLSLFHIDAVTGDIFLKKQLDHETQASYRIDISAKDKGLPRMEGHCSVQVDVLDVNDNAPEIVLTSNPTSVPEDSSSGTVVALLSVRDIDAGDNGKVALKLPKQFPFALKPSFSNNYALVTSGPLDRERFYEYNIEITATDSGSPPLSSKKIIPVSISDVNDNPPVFTQPSYNVYLKENGVPGSILYSVSASDLDSGENAKISYSILDSRVQDVSVSSYVYMNSDNGSIYSMHSFDYEKVKVFQIQVQAKDQGSPSLSSNATVHVFILDQNDNAPSVIYPSSAAQGSLSHQRMPRSAKAGHLVTKVTAVDADSGHNAWISYRLAEATDASLFTVNLYTGEVRTKRAVSEQDDSSQRLLLEVKDDGEPLQSATVTVSILLEDGLPEPILDLRQKVSEPSKKTGRITLYLIVSLASVSVLSLVTFVILAVKCVRNSRSSGSCCVRRSDCDDYKNPNRNLQLQLNTDGPIKYVEVLGGDMLSQSQSFRSCMSPMSEYSDFTLIKPSSTSDFKEVISVLDASLPDSTWTFESQQVSRE
- the LOC137602828 gene encoding protocadherin gamma-C5-like, whose translation is MFYSGQRMTKRTGFRDWRWQALWWHHLFLLWTTIDGQTRYNIPEELKQGSVVGNLAKDLGLGLSDILVRKLRVASEAGKQYFSVNAGKGELVVNDRIDREALCGQSASCVLPLQVVVENPLQSHRIEVEIRDTNDNFPHFVTEEINLRIPESVALGKRFPLESAEDPDVGSNSIKTYSLSKNEYFSLKYKDTKNGKAVPELVLEKTLDREKNGLHQLLLTALDGGNPVTSGTCQIIITVVDTNDNFPVFSENEYKVSLKENSPKGTFVVNLTATDADEGLNGEIKYSFGSRTPDNVLSTFEINEMTGDIVLKGPLDYESSISYLIDITAKDKGTPEMEGHCRVQLDIEDVNDNAPEIVITSKPSSVREDAASDTVVALISARDADSGDNGKVALKLPKRFPFKLKPSFSNNYELVTSGPLDRERFSEYNIEITATDSGSPPLSSTKIIPVSISDVNDNPPVFTQPSYNVYLKENGVPGSILYSVSASDLDSGENAKISYSILDSRVQDVSVSSYVYMNSDNGSIYSMHSFDYEKVKVFQIQVQAKDQGSPSLSCNATVHVFILDQNDNAPSVIYPSSAAQGSLSHQRMPRSAKAGHLVTKVTAVDADSGHNAWISYRLAEATDASLFTVNLYTGEVRTKRAVSEQDDSSQRLLLEVKDDGEPLQSATVTVSILLEDGLQEPILDLRQKVSEPSKKTGRITLYLIVSLASVSVLSLVTFVILAVKCVRNSRSSGSCCVRRSDCDDYKNPNRNLQLQLNTDGPIKYVEVLGGDMLSQSQSFRSCMSPMSEYSDFTLIKPSSTSDFKEVISVLDASLPDSTWTFESQQVSRE
- the LOC137603130 gene encoding protocadherin gamma-C5-like, with protein sequence MNSDNGSIYSMHSFDYEKVKVFQIQVQAKDQGSPSLSSNATVHVFILDQNDNAPSVIYPSSAAQGSLSHQRMPRSAKAGHLVTKVTAVDADSGHNAWISYRLAEATDASLFTVNLYTGEVRTKRAVSEQDDSSQRLLLEVKDDGEPLQSATVTVSILLEDGLQEPILDLRQKVSEPSKKTGRITLYLIVSLASVSVLSLVTFVILAVKCVRNSRSSGSCCVRRSDCDDYKNPNRNLQLQLNTDGPIKYVEVLGGDMLSQSQSFRSCMSPMSEYSDFTLIKPSSTSDFKEVISVLDASLPDSTWTFESQQVSRE